A region from the Wolbachia endosymbiont of Folsomia candida genome encodes:
- a CDS encoding DUF5372 family protein: MTHPFHPWKGKSFQILSTKNFNNRDIFSLKTLTRGTVGIPRDWTDKADPNLYQTLTDLSPILSFSHLQQLVKLVTNLDQAKNSKEVD; the protein is encoded by the coding sequence ATTACTCATCCATTCCATCCATGGAAGGGGAAAAGTTTTCAAATATTATCAACAAAAAACTTTAATAATCGGGATATATTTAGTTTGAAAACGTTGACGCGTGGTACAGTAGGCATTCCACGTGATTGGACAGACAAAGCAGATCCTAATCTTTATCAAACCCTTACTGATTTATCGCCTATTTTATCGTTTTCCCATCTTCAGCAGTTAGTTAAATTAGTTACCAATCTTGATCAAGCTAAAAATAGCAAAGAGGTTGATTAA
- a CDS encoding XRE family transcriptional regulator yields MKFTVTSPTSQFDLSNIKDVRIVLVKIINTIVQRDSWSQEEVAEVLKVNQPTVSRLKHLKISSFSLERIFLFLLRLNCDLNLVINRPEYITTIKVRSNIKNVRIDIMSYITSIILSIN; encoded by the coding sequence ATGAAATTTACTGTTACTTCACCAACTTCACAATTTGATTTAAGCAATATTAAGGATGTTAGAATTGTATTGGTAAAAATAATCAACACTATAGTACAAAGAGATTCTTGGTCCCAAGAAGAAGTAGCTGAAGTTCTTAAAGTTAATCAACCAACGGTATCTAGATTAAAACATCTAAAAATTTCAAGCTTTTCTTTAGAGCGTATTTTTCTTTTTTTATTGAGATTGAATTGCGATTTAAATTTAGTAATAAATAGACCAGAGTATATAACAACTATAAAAGTACGATCTAACATAAAAAATGTAAGAATAGATATTATGAGCTATATAACAAGCATAATTCTAAGTATCAATTGA
- a CDS encoding helix-turn-helix domain-containing protein → MNSLDIIIGKKIRLWRRARGLTTMQLGEKLGISSSQIMKYERAEAKISASRLYELAKVLSVDVSDFFIDMSSDLHEDDESGTESREIVELIADYRKIKKELQGSARLLVKSFPTGR, encoded by the coding sequence ATGAACTCTCTTGATATAATAATAGGTAAAAAAATAAGACTCTGGAGGCGAGCACGTGGATTGACAACAATGCAGTTGGGAGAAAAGTTAGGCATTTCATCTAGCCAAATAATGAAATACGAGAGAGCTGAAGCTAAAATTTCAGCAAGTAGGTTATATGAGTTAGCAAAAGTTCTTTCAGTTGATGTATCGGACTTTTTTATTGATATGTCTTCGGACTTGCATGAAGATGATGAAAGTGGTACAGAGAGTAGAGAAATAGTAGAGCTCATAGCAGATTATAGAAAAATCAAAAAAGAGTTACAGGGGTCAGCCCGCTTGCTTGTGAAGTCCTTTCCAACTGGGAGGTAG
- a CDS encoding RadC family protein encodes MNNSENKRKTELEKRVLASKGRSSLLDLELVELILYSSFNNGENKEVAERLLELFKSIGKVISADFHELKSITGMNDSAIASIMCVRETIERMLREDLEELPIIENQKKLIEYLRVTIGQLSIENFRVIYLNKKSRIIDEYTQEGTVDKTPLYAREVIKRALLVGATAMVIAHNHLGSAKPSQHDISLTKILSLACSSMEIELIDHIIVTEKNYFR; translated from the coding sequence ATGAATAATAGTGAAAATAAAAGAAAAACAGAACTGGAAAAAAGAGTATTAGCAAGCAAAGGTAGGTCGTCATTACTTGATCTTGAGCTGGTGGAGCTTATTTTATATTCTTCATTTAATAATGGGGAAAATAAAGAAGTTGCAGAAAGATTATTAGAGCTGTTCAAGAGTATTGGTAAGGTGATTAGCGCTGACTTTCATGAGCTGAAAAGTATAACTGGCATGAATGATTCAGCAATAGCAAGTATTATGTGTGTGAGGGAAACAATTGAAAGAATGCTCAGAGAAGATCTGGAAGAACTGCCAATAATTGAGAATCAGAAAAAATTGATAGAATACTTAAGAGTAACAATAGGCCAATTAAGTATAGAAAACTTTCGTGTTATTTATTTGAACAAGAAATCTCGTATTATCGATGAGTACACTCAAGAGGGAACAGTAGATAAAACACCTCTATATGCGAGAGAAGTAATAAAAAGAGCACTACTAGTAGGAGCAACTGCAATGGTTATAGCACACAACCACTTAGGAAGTGCAAAACCATCACAGCACGATATAAGTTTAACCAAAATCCTATCATTAGCGTGCAGTAGCATGGAGATAGAGTTAATTGATCACATAATTGTGACAGAAAAAAATTACTTTAGATGA
- a CDS encoding DUF5372 family protein, whose protein sequence is MYLGCSWLELTAPKSSRYSGYATITHPFHPWKGKSFQILSTKNFNNRDIFSLKTLTRGTVGIPRDWTDKADPNLYQTLTDLSPILSFSHLQQLVKLVTNLDQAKNSKEVD, encoded by the coding sequence GTGTACTTGGGTTGCTCATGGTTAGAATTAACTGCACCTAAGTCCAGTCGATATTCGGGATACGCTACTATTACTCATCCATTCCATCCATGGAAGGGGAAAAGTTTTCAAATATTATCAACAAAAAACTTTAATAATCGGGATATATTTAGTTTGAAAACGTTGACGCGTGGTACAGTAGGCATTCCACGTGATTGGACAGACAAAGCAGATCCTAATCTTTATCAAACCCTTACTGATTTATCGCCTATTTTATCGTTTTCCCATCTTCAGCAGTTAGTTAAATTAGTTACCAATCTTGATCAAGCTAAAAATAGCAAAGAGGTTGATTAA
- a CDS encoding recombinase family protein, with amino-acid sequence MTAHKIQNHHILKPAYVYLRQSTMGQVRLNQESTERQYKLKDKAQQMGWSQNAIRVLDDDLGISGAQANNREDFKILVADVSMGKVGAVFVLEASRLSRSCSDWHRLLELCALTDTLIIDEDGCYNPNDFNDQLVLGLKGTISHAELHFIRARLLGGKVNKAKKGELRFPLPVGFCYDDEGNTRFDDNEQVRSVIQLLFKVFKEKGSAYGVVHHFGKNKIQFPKRAYGGIWKGKLIWGALTHSRVCSVLKNPSYAGAYVYGRFKYQKKLSSTGLVKTTVVRLPTEAWHTMIKNHHEGYITWEEYVANKKVLANNQTSGEENMLPTAVREGLGLLQGLLICSYCGCRLTVRYKSKGGVLAVYECNWKKKWGEDSKSCFSVYGNPLDEAIVKRVLEVMEPAQIEIAVKAFEELEQRGHMLDKQWQMQIKRADYEVQLAQRRYEEVDPSNRLVAGTLEKRWNEALIALEEAQNQYDEYKKNDVLTATKQQKEKVLALAQDLPRLWNAESTSARDRKRILRLLVKDITVEKLRSEQKAVLHIRWQTNAIEDLEVQLPKKSYDRWRHSDDIIDRIRQLSKTMTDEQIISLLNQEGLTTNKGNPFTIKSMKWIRFKHKIPALCNQKSEEELSVKQVAEKFNVSHYVVRYWIERKFINARRIGERFWISISLEQELELKKRIESSSKIAIARLKSQKQIEGGVL; translated from the coding sequence ATGACAGCACACAAAATTCAGAACCACCATATATTAAAACCAGCATACGTTTATTTAAGGCAATCAACAATGGGACAGGTAAGGCTCAATCAGGAGAGTACTGAAAGGCAGTATAAACTGAAAGATAAAGCGCAACAAATGGGATGGTCTCAGAATGCCATAAGAGTTTTAGATGATGATTTAGGGATTTCAGGAGCTCAAGCTAATAATCGAGAAGATTTTAAAATATTAGTTGCTGATGTATCAATGGGAAAAGTAGGAGCCGTGTTTGTACTGGAAGCGTCGAGATTATCTAGATCTTGCAGTGATTGGCATAGATTACTGGAATTATGTGCTTTAACAGATACATTGATTATAGATGAAGATGGTTGTTACAATCCTAATGACTTCAACGACCAATTGGTACTTGGGCTAAAAGGAACGATATCACACGCAGAGTTGCATTTCATCCGTGCTAGACTTTTAGGAGGTAAGGTAAATAAGGCTAAGAAAGGAGAGCTTCGATTTCCTCTCCCAGTAGGATTTTGCTATGATGATGAAGGTAATACTAGATTTGACGATAATGAGCAAGTAAGAAGTGTGATTCAATTATTGTTTAAAGTATTTAAAGAAAAGGGCAGTGCTTATGGAGTAGTACATCATTTTGGTAAGAACAAAATACAGTTTCCAAAACGAGCATATGGTGGTATTTGGAAAGGAAAGTTAATATGGGGAGCACTGACACATTCTAGGGTATGTTCAGTATTAAAAAACCCTTCTTATGCTGGAGCTTATGTTTATGGTCGCTTTAAATATCAGAAAAAATTATCAAGTACTGGATTGGTCAAGACAACAGTAGTTCGCCTACCGACAGAAGCCTGGCATACAATGATAAAAAACCACCACGAAGGTTATATAACGTGGGAAGAATATGTAGCAAATAAAAAGGTTTTAGCAAATAATCAAACCAGTGGAGAAGAGAATATGCTACCTACAGCAGTACGAGAAGGATTGGGATTATTGCAGGGATTATTAATTTGTAGTTACTGCGGCTGTCGTCTTACTGTAAGGTATAAGAGCAAAGGTGGTGTTCTTGCTGTTTATGAATGTAATTGGAAAAAGAAGTGGGGAGAAGATAGTAAGAGTTGTTTTTCTGTTTATGGAAATCCTCTGGATGAAGCTATCGTAAAAAGAGTATTGGAAGTCATGGAACCTGCGCAAATTGAGATTGCCGTAAAAGCATTTGAAGAATTGGAGCAACGAGGTCACATGCTAGATAAACAATGGCAAATGCAGATAAAAAGAGCAGATTATGAAGTACAACTGGCACAGAGACGTTATGAAGAAGTAGACCCATCAAATCGCCTAGTAGCTGGAACATTGGAGAAACGTTGGAACGAAGCTTTAATAGCATTGGAAGAAGCACAGAATCAATATGATGAATATAAGAAAAATGATGTACTTACAGCTACAAAACAACAAAAAGAGAAAGTGTTGGCACTAGCTCAGGACTTACCACGCTTATGGAATGCAGAATCAACAAGTGCAAGAGATCGAAAGCGTATTTTACGACTTCTAGTTAAGGATATTACTGTTGAAAAACTACGTAGTGAACAAAAAGCAGTACTACATATACGCTGGCAAACAAATGCTATAGAGGACTTAGAGGTGCAATTGCCAAAAAAATCCTATGACAGATGGAGGCATTCAGATGATATAATTGATCGGATAAGACAGCTATCGAAAACAATGACTGATGAACAAATTATTAGTTTGTTAAACCAAGAGGGGCTGACAACAAATAAAGGTAATCCTTTTACTATAAAAAGTATGAAATGGATTCGATTTAAACATAAGATCCCAGCACTATGTAATCAAAAATCTGAAGAAGAGTTATCAGTGAAACAAGTTGCAGAAAAATTCAATGTCAGTCATTACGTAGTACGTTATTGGATTGAACGTAAGTTTATTAATGCACGACGTATTGGTGAAAGGTTCTGGATATCGATAAGTTTAGAACAAGAACTGGAGTTAAAAAAACGTATTGAGAGCTCTTCTAAAATAGCAATTGCAAGGTTGAAATCACAAAAACAAATTGAAGGAGGTGTATTATGA